In the Gossypium arboreum isolate Shixiya-1 chromosome 10, ASM2569848v2, whole genome shotgun sequence genome, one interval contains:
- the LOC108487911 gene encoding uncharacterized protein LOC108487911 produces MTDLRAMFTRLSLFDNGSLLAELQVESGNTVDFGLNSEGVFCFRGRICVQKDTELRQSILREVHNSPYAMHLGGNKMYQDLRESYWWPGLKRELERVTIEFVSGLPLTATKNDSVWVIVDQLTKSAHFIPIRIDYTLQKLAKLYVSKIVRLHGIDGQLDRVIQILEDILMSCVIHFYGSWENYLPLAEFSYNNSYHFSIQMALYEALHGRRCRTSSCWTELGERQVLGLEVVFDIEDKVLRFGRKGNLSPRFIGPNPILKRVGLVAYQLELPPELDQIHNIFHVSMLRRYHSDPTHIFPIKEIEVRPDLTFEEEPVQILDQDVKVLRRKSIPLVNVLWHNHSSEEATWEPKVSMR; encoded by the exons atgactgatctgagggcaATGTTTACTCGCCTTAGTTTATTTGATAATGGTAGTCTATTGGCTGAACTTCAG GTTGAGAGTGGGAATACTGTGGATTTTGGATTGAATAGTGAAGGGGTATTCTGTTTTCGAGGGAGAATCTGTGTACAGAAAGATACTGaattgaggcagtctatactacgAGAGGTGCAtaatagcccttatgctatgcatcttggtggaaataagatgtatcaaGACCTTCGTGAGTCATACTGGTGGCCAGGTCTTAAACGAGAG TTGGAGAGAGTGACTATAGAATTTGTTAGTGGGTTACCTCTTACAGCCACTAAGAATGATTCTGTATGGGTTatcgtggatcaattgaccaaatctgcccatttcataccgatTCGTATTGATTACACGTTGCAGAAGCTGGCTAAATTATATGTGTctaagatagtgagactgcatggg atagaCGGTCAATTAgatagggtgattcagatactggaggacatttTAATGAGTTGCGTGATTCATTTCTATGGTAGTTGGGAGAATTACTTGCCGCTAGCAGAGTTTTCTTATAACAACAGCTATCATTTTAGCATTCAGATGGCACTTTATGAGGCATTacatggtcgtaggtgtcgcacatcttcgtgttggactgagttaggtgaGCGGCAAGTTCTGGGTCTTGAAGTGGTTTTTGATATtgaggataaa GTGCTGaggtttggtcgtaagggcaacttgagccctagatttattggACCTAACCCCATACTGAAACGAGTGGGACTAGTTGCCtaccagttggagctacctccagagttagatcaGATTCACAATATTTTTCACGTCTCAATGTTGAGGCGCTACCACTCTGATCCCACGCATATTTTTCCTATTaaagagattgaggttaggcctgaCTTGACCTTCGAGGAGGAGCCAGTCCAGATTCTAGATCAAGACGTTAAGGTTTTGCGGAGGAAGTCTATTCCACTTGTTAACGTTCTATGGCATAATCATAGTTCTgaggaggctacatgggagcctaagGTTTCAATGCGTTAG